A genomic window from Triticum urartu cultivar G1812 chromosome 7, Tu2.1, whole genome shotgun sequence includes:
- the LOC125522207 gene encoding WD repeat-containing protein GTS1-like, whose product MEVGNGGDSAMEVEAELSPFAAAAASGSPVPGGVASPARRLGLKNSIQTNFGDDYVFQIASCQEISTLAVSLSTNALKFYAPATGQYLGECTGHTGSIHEIAFSAPSSPQVICSCSGDGTIRAWDTRSFKQISLLNAGPSHEMFSFSFGGTNGNLLAAGSSSKVLLWDWRSSKQVAFLEESHMDDVTQVRFAPNQQSKLISAAIDGLICVFDTDGDINEDDHLLSVMNVETSVSKVGFYGNTYQKLWCLTHIETLSTWDWNGGTRELNIENARSLASDKWNLDHLDYFVDCHYSLPDDRLWAIGGTSEGTLGYFPVKNDPAGAIGPAEAVLEGGHTGVIRTICPGGSSLESLGQNKGIFGWTGGEDGRLCCWRSDDAAVTKKSWISSTLVSRVEKKNRSRHQPY is encoded by the exons ATGGAGGTTGGTAACGGGGGCGATTCGGCCATGGAGGTGGAGGCGGAACTGAGCCCgttcgcggcggcggcggcctccggTTCCCCGGTCCCCGGCGGCGTGGCCTCACCGGCCAGGCGGCTGGGCCTAAAGAATAGCATCCAGACCAACTTCGGCGACGACTACGTCTTCCAGATTGCTTCTTG CCAGGAGATCTCAACGCTCGCGGTTTCTCTGTCGACAAACGCACTCAAGTTCTATGCTCCAGCAACTGGGCAGTATCTGGGGGAATGCACAGGCCATACAGGGAGTATCCATGAGATTGCCTTTTCAGCTCCCTCATCGCCGCAGGTGATATGCTCTTGCTCTGGTGATGGCACTATCAGAGCCTGGGACACAAGGAGCTTCAAGCAG ATATCTTTGCTAAATGCTGGCCCCTCGCACGAAATGTTTAGCTTCTCCTTTGGTGGAACAAATGGTAACCTACTTGCTGCTGGTTCTAGTTCCAAG GTTCTGTTGTGGGACTGGAGAAGTTCAAAACAGGTAGCCTTCTTAGAGGAATCCCACATGGACGATGTAACCCAG GTTCGATTTGCACCAAATCAACAGAGTAAACTCATTTCTGCGGCAATTGATGGTTTGATATGCGTCTTCGACACTGATGGTGATATCAATGAGGACGATCATTTGCTATCT GTTATGAATGTGGAGACTTCTGTTTCCAAGGTGGGTTTCTATGGAAACACATATCAGAAGCTTTGGTGTTTGACTCATATTGAAACACTAAG CACTTGGGACTGGAATGGTGGGACTAGAGAATTGAATATAGAGAATGCTCGTTCCCTGGCTAGTGATAAGTGGAACCTTGACCAT TTGGACTACTTCGTCGACTGCCACTACTCTCTGCCTGATGACCGGTTATGGGCGATCGGCGGCACAAGTGAGGGGACACTAGGTTACTTCCCTGTGAAAAACGATCCCGCGGGAGCGATTGGTCCGGCGGAGGCTGTCCTGGAAGGAGGCCACACAGGAGTTATCAGGACCATATGCCCAGGTGGAAGCAGTCTTGAGAGCCTTGGCCAAAACAAGGGCATCTTTGGATGGACAGGAGGCGAGGATGGCCGTCTATGTTGCTGGCGCTCTGATGATGCAGCAGTGACGAAGAAGTCGTGGATCTCAAGTACGCTTGTATCACGCGTAGAAAAGAAAAATAGAAGCCGACATCAGCCCTACTGA